The proteins below are encoded in one region of Bombus vancouverensis nearcticus chromosome 8, iyBomVanc1_principal, whole genome shotgun sequence:
- the LOC117164798 gene encoding bridge-like lipid transfer protein family member 3B isoform X4, translating to MVSLIKKQLLKHLSRFTKNLSADKINLSAFKGEGELTNLELDEIVLTDLLELPSWLRLTNAWCNKVSFRIQWTKLRSVPIFLSLDEVHIEVETCEDLRDLSSPQGLSSYTGPAKYSFIHKVIDGITVTVNTVSVTFKSPAFIASVQMNRIIVESKSATWQRCDLRTTRVKDPDRGQLLIFKELEWQTVRIEAQSTKDKNLTPLRLLTNQARCRITIKKRISDCFVMGSRLILILDDLLWVLTDSQLKAALHFIDSLGGLIEKATVLERKTKAARKLEVLPEYQAQISQQSRTKNQYNTAISKIFTRYDVVETSYHFLCQRIDLHLCDDAGNGRSSHPDLKDGGALQISLVRFQVDYYPYHLAMADRKHWAKYKENATPHSQWLQQSLSSFRSQFMDLIDSGRTQHSPLTRSQGNITVNNTKGLGDNSEKGNQSQNINITVDDKKKSQHPSGNPVKNYILEQLAKLMTTCIIIRIDDFTLYKVTTTSRNPVPKEFVMAQTRKKHATGDRDKFCLPEDVTIVHAEFTYYYYPGDITFPLPPPKFYVQLNPIQVNFDVCSCLWFNSFALNLYHSLMNKDKQSTYTSTNLMYFDVKIEAILPRVVFESQQDYPNQKDRPKSLHIQTSRASITNVRSAERSSRADLAQCVNAFQMGQMFFATDFPNRSNDFHILTDKFLAHCAGTDNIRYPPPNFSSNSVNELVRQLHRELLWTEAKDIWCCNLEPVWGDFLGARAVGQNRPVPFLDAFPLTLWCYMSMKSSEKDSSENKSTADIHGLAYISNLVSVQINHYQYLFLLRLSEVLSEMATYLNIDSNKILKVDCGSSLVIGALIPQVEVTFVMPSHTPGKENSGGDLESVMPDSSSIADDIPGSSIPWQSTERVESSSKKININNETITPQSDVSSMLSMDFIHSSIPQTVVTFKQNGTNKHENNMQIRNVAPDKRCITVEEEKSLPTLRYNADATNKHSKGDSSSNTPFIPNNFNVGLSSMKKGLSNLMTSIDSALKASPEDGSSDTVSIRSDVSSDSENYVLINLQDQEKLDTMFSVDNSIRITAVEEASEVVEETPDTQSEKSMDSVCKRKDIVSMATFKLSKVEFIQQSLGYASSIKVQISNIGNDECSSIPWDEFQVKRKTKFSARSRGWVELPSDSNCRSCIKLRLDHDLKCKSDSWKLSQASRAIRNKNMHLNQNQDNTAEEEVDTSIDVHNKQSVLDLFEDKLEVKVTNVSMALSMSSISGLTDLTEDEIIPRPIPLQIYLESISLRLNEDRPPNNITSPGPIPIDLNIAKLKIVRDANGVFHIEPVDGLSNVSIYTKQLEK from the exons atggtgTCATTAATAAAAAAGCAACTATTGAAACATTTATCAAG gtTTACCAAGAACTTATCTgctgataaaataaatttaagtgCATTTAAAGGTGAAGGCGAACTGACAAACTTAGAACTTGATGAAATAGTTTTAACTGATTTGTTAGAATTGCCGTCATGGCTTAGATTAACAAATGCTTGGTGCAATAAAGTTTCATTTCGTATACAATGGACCAAATTAAGAAGTGTTCCTATTTTTTTg AGTTTAGACGAAGTTCATATAGAAGTAGAAACATGTGAAGATTTAAGAGATTTATCTTCTCCGCAAGGGCTTTCTTCATATACTGGTCCtgcaaaatattcttttatacaTAAAGTAATCGATGGTATAACAGTGACTGTTAATACTGTATCAGTTACATTCAAAAGTCCTGCATTCATTGCTTCAGTTCAG ATGAATCGCATTATTGTGGAATCGAAATCTGCAACATGGCAACGGTGTGATCTAAGGACTACTAGAGTGAAAGATCCTGATCGTGGACAGTTACTTATTTTTAAAGAATTAGAATGGCAGACAGTTAGAATAGAGGCACAAAGTACTAAAGATAAGAACCTTACGCCATTACGTTTACTTACGAATCAAGCAAGGTGTCGGATtactattaaaaaaagaatatcag ATTGTTTTGTTATGGGATCAAGACTGATTCTTATATTAGATGATCTCTTATGGGTTTTAACAGATTCACAGTTGAAAGCAGCACTTCATTTTATTGACTCTTTAGGTGGCTTGATAGAAAAAGCTACAGTATTAGAGCGTAAAACTAAAGCAGCTAGAAAATTAGAG GTATTGCCAGAGTATCAAGCACAAATATCTCAACAATCAAGAACAAAAAATCAATATAATACTGCTATCTCTAAAATTTTTACCAGATATGATGTTGTAGAAACTTCATATCATTTTCTTTGTCAAAGAATTGATTTACATTTATGTGATGATGCTGGTA ATGGTAGATCCTCCCATCCCGACTTAAAGGATGGTGGTGCACTGCAAATTTCATTAGTTAGATTTCAAGTTGATTATTATCCATATCACTTAGCAATGGCTGATAGAAAACATTGGgctaaatataaagaaaatgcTACACCTCACAGCCAATGGTTACAGCAATCCTTAAGTTCTTTTCGAAGTCAGTTTATGGATCTCATAGATTCTGGCAGAACACAGCATTCTCCTTTAACTAGGAGTCAAGGAAACATTACAG TTAATAACACAAAAGGTTTAGGAGACAATTCGGAAAAGGGTAATCAATCTCAAAATATAAACATAACTGTTGATGACAAAAAAAAATCGCAACATCCTAGTGGTAATCCAgtgaaaaattacattttgGAACAGCTGGCTAAATTAATGACGACATGCATTATAATAAGGATAGATGATTTTACCTTGTACAAAGTAACTACAACGTCTCGTAACCCTGTACCAAAAGAATTTGTTATGG CTCAAACAAGGAAGAAACATGCAACAG GTGACAGAgacaaattttgtcttccagaAGATGTTACAATTGTTCATGCTGaatttacatattattattatcctgGAGATATTACATTTCCAT TGCCACCACCAAAATTTTATGTACAACTGAATCCTATCCAAGTAAATTTTGATGTCTGTTCCTGCTTATGGTTTAATTCATTTGCATTAAATTTATATCATTCTCTAATGAATAAGGATAAACAATCAACATATACTTCCACTAATTTAATGTATTTTGATGTGAAAATCGAAGCTATACTTCCAAGG GTAGTTTTTGAAAGCCAACAAGATTATCCTAATCAGAAGGATAGGCCAAAGTCTTTGCACATACAGACGTCGAGAGCGTCAATAACAAATGTTCGATCCGCAGAAAGATCTTCAAGAGCAGATTTAGCACAGTGTGTAAATGCTTTTCAAATGGGACAGATGTTTTTTGCTACAGACTTTCCAAATAGATCGAATGATTTTCATATTCTTACAGATAAATTTTTGGCACATTGCGCAG gcACTGATAATATTCGATATCCACCACCTAATTTTAGCAGTAATTCTGTAAACGAATTAGTTCGTCAATTACACCGGGAGCTTTTATGGACTGAAGCTAAAGACATATGGTGTTGTAATTTGGAACCTGTTTGGGGAGATTTTCTTGGTGCTCGTGCGGTCGGACAAAACCGACCTGTGCCGTTCCTTGATGCATTTCCTTTAACTCTATGGTGTTACATGTCTATGAAATCGTCAGAGAAAGATTCATCAGAAAATAAATCTACTGCTGACATTCATGGTCTTGCATACATAAGCAATTTAGTTAGCGTCCAGATAAATCATTATCAATATTTGTTTTTGTTAAGGTTATCGGAAGTTTTATCGGAAATGGCAACGTATCTAAATATtgattctaataaaatattaaaggtTGATTGTGGTAGTTCACTTGTTATTGGTGCATTGATACCACAAGTAGAAGTAACATTTGTCATGCCGTCGCATACCCCTGGTAAAGAAAATTCTGGAGGTGATTTGGAATCCGTTATGCCAGATTCATCTAGCATAGCAGACGACATTCCAGGTTCGTCTATTCCATGGCAAAGTACAGAACGAGTTGAGAGCAGTAGTAAAaagattaatataaataatgaaaCAATAACGCCACAAAGTGACGTATCATCAATGTTGTCAATGGATTTTATACATTCTAGTATACCTCAAACTGTTGTGACTTTTAAACAAAATGGTACCAATAAACACGAAAATAATATGCAGATAAGAAATGTAGCACCTGATAAAAGGTGCATTACTGTAGAAGAAGAGAAATCATTGCCTACTTTAAGATATAATGCTGATGCTACAAATAAGCATAGTAAAGGAGATTCGTCTTCAAATACACCATTCATTCCTAATAATTTCAACGTTGGTCTCTCTTCTATGAAAAAAGGATTAAGTAATTTGATGACATCAATTGATTCAGCTTTGAAGGCTTCTCCAGAAGATGGTAGCAGTGATACTGTATCTATAAGAAGTGATGTTAGTTCTGACAGTGAGAACTACGTTTTAATTAATCTTCAAGATCAAGAAAAATTAGATACAATGTTTTCTGTTGATAATTCAATTAGAATAACAGCAGTAGAAGAAGCTAGTGAAGTAGTTGAAGAAACTCCTGATACTCAGAGTGAAAAATCTATGGATAGTGTGTGTAAACGAAAGGATATT GTATCTATGGCAACATTTAAATTATCTAAAGTTGAATTTATTCAACAATCTCTTGGATATGCATCATCAATTAAAgttcaaatttcaaatattgGTAATGATGAATGTTCATCTATCCCATGGGATGAATTTCAG GTCAAGAGAAAG ACAAAATTCAGTGCACGATCACGAGGTTGGGTCGAATTACCTTCAGATTCTAACTGTAGATCATGTATTAAACTACGTTTGGATCATGATTTAAAATGCAAGTCAGATTCTTGGAAATTGTCTCAAGCAAGTCGAGCTATAAGGAATAAAAATATGCACTTAAATCAGAATCAAGATAATACAGCTGAGGAAGAGGTAGATACTAGTATAGATGTACATAACAAACAAAGTGTTTTGGATTTGTTTGAAGATAAATTAGAAGTTAAAGTTACTAATGTATCTATGGCCTTGTCTATGAGTTCAATAAGTGGTCTTACAGACTTAACTGAAGATGAAATTATACCTAGGCCGATACCATTGCAG atatatctGGAGAGTATATCATTGCGTTTAAATGAAGATCGTCCACCGAATAATATAACTTCGCCAGGACCAATTCCTATAGATCTGAATATTGCAAAGCTTAAGATAGTACGAGATGCAAATGGAGTTTTTCATATCGAACCAGTTG ACGGCCTTTCTAATGTGAGCATTTATACAAAACAATTAGAAAAATAG